From Microscilla marina ATCC 23134, one genomic window encodes:
- a CDS encoding uroporphyrinogen-III synthase, which produces MSELHPQMPQIVRERLLKVESILVSQPKPSNDKSPYFKLAEKYGIKVDFRPFIDVVPVSVKEFRKQKVDILAHSAVIFTSRKAVTLFFEMCKNMKIEVPADMKYFCVSSQTANYLQKYIVVRKRKIFTGLKTAKDLLEIVKKHKGEKYLFPCSDIRKDDIPNFLTKNDYNFTEVVLYRTVASDLSDLSDVNYDVIAFFSPSGIQSLFANFPDFKQNKTRIAAFGPTTAKAVRDAGLVLDIEAPMPNAPSMTGAIENYIKVSNNIK; this is translated from the coding sequence ATGAGTGAACTACACCCTCAAATGCCTCAAATTGTTCGTGAGCGACTTCTTAAAGTAGAAAGTATTTTAGTTTCACAACCTAAACCTAGTAACGATAAATCACCCTATTTTAAATTAGCAGAAAAATACGGAATTAAGGTAGATTTTCGTCCATTTATCGATGTTGTACCCGTTTCTGTAAAAGAGTTCAGAAAACAAAAAGTCGATATTTTGGCCCATTCTGCCGTGATTTTTACTAGTAGAAAAGCAGTCACACTTTTTTTTGAAATGTGTAAAAACATGAAAATTGAAGTGCCCGCAGATATGAAATATTTTTGCGTATCAAGCCAAACTGCCAATTACTTACAAAAGTATATCGTAGTGAGGAAACGAAAAATTTTCACAGGTTTAAAAACTGCAAAGGATTTATTAGAAATTGTAAAAAAGCATAAAGGAGAGAAATATCTTTTCCCTTGCTCAGATATCCGAAAAGATGATATCCCAAATTTCTTGACTAAAAATGACTACAACTTTACAGAAGTAGTATTATATAGAACAGTTGCGAGTGATTTATCAGATTTGTCTGATGTGAATTATGATGTTATTGCATTCTTTAGTCCATCAGGAATACAGTCTTTATTTGCAAACTTTCCAGACTTTAAACAAAATAAAACTCGTATAGCAGCTTTTGGTCCTACTACTGCCAAGGCTGTAAGAGATGCAGGTTTGGTGTTGGATATAGAAGCACCTATGCCAAATGCTCCCTCAATGACTGGGGCTATAGAAAACTATATCAAGGTTTCGAATAATATCAAGTAA
- the rho gene encoding transcription termination factor Rho — MYNIEELNLKLLSELREIAEQLQVKNFKKLTKKELIYKILDQQAILPEEKVLPIKEKEATPKVQEKKSDTSSKPRKRSRTKSESSREKEPKVASTANNGKKAEQEDFNFDMGNDPMLFDNPVNNDLGAPAKSKAEPKEASSGKSQSSSKKNSNSFSIRDFDGLIENEGVLEIMQDGYGFLRSSDYNYLASPDDIYVSPSQIKLFGLKTGDTIRGQIRPPKEGEKYFALLRVENINGKTTEEIRDRIPFEYLTPLFPQERLNLSASSNEMSTRILDLFAPIGKGQRGMIVAQPKTGKTVLLKNIANAIATNHPEVYLIVLLVDERPEEVTDMARSVRAEVISSTFDEQAERHVKIAQIVLGKAKRMVECGHDVVILLDSITRLARAYNTVVPSSGKILTGGVDANALHKPKRFFGAARNVENGGSLTIIATALIETGSKMDEVIFEEFKGTGNMELQLDRKLSNKRVYPAIDVPASGTRREDLLMDKEELQRVWILRKYMDDMNSNEAMDFLLDKMKGTRNNMEFLISMNG; from the coding sequence ATGTATAACATCGAAGAACTAAACTTAAAGCTTCTTTCGGAGTTAAGAGAAATCGCCGAACAACTACAAGTAAAAAACTTCAAGAAATTGACTAAAAAGGAGTTGATTTACAAAATTTTAGATCAACAGGCGATCTTACCCGAAGAAAAAGTCCTTCCTATAAAAGAAAAAGAAGCAACACCAAAAGTTCAAGAAAAAAAGAGTGACACTTCTAGCAAGCCTCGTAAGAGAAGTCGCACCAAATCTGAAAGTAGCAGAGAAAAAGAACCTAAAGTGGCAAGCACAGCTAATAATGGAAAGAAAGCTGAGCAAGAAGACTTTAACTTTGACATGGGCAATGACCCTATGTTGTTTGACAACCCAGTAAATAACGATCTTGGTGCTCCGGCAAAATCTAAAGCTGAGCCCAAGGAAGCAAGCAGTGGTAAAAGTCAGAGTAGCAGCAAAAAGAATAGCAATTCGTTTTCTATCCGTGATTTTGACGGTTTGATTGAAAATGAGGGAGTTCTTGAAATTATGCAAGATGGTTATGGTTTCTTGCGCTCGTCTGATTATAACTACCTTGCCAGTCCTGATGATATTTATGTTTCTCCTTCTCAGATTAAATTATTTGGTCTAAAAACAGGGGATACTATCAGAGGACAAATAAGACCCCCAAAAGAAGGTGAAAAATACTTTGCACTTTTAAGGGTTGAGAACATCAACGGAAAAACCACAGAAGAAATCAGAGATCGTATTCCTTTTGAATACCTCACACCTTTGTTCCCACAAGAACGCCTCAATTTGAGCGCTTCAAGCAATGAAATGTCTACCCGTATACTTGATTTATTTGCCCCTATCGGTAAAGGTCAAAGAGGGATGATTGTAGCCCAACCAAAAACAGGTAAAACTGTTTTGCTTAAAAATATTGCCAATGCTATTGCCACTAATCACCCAGAGGTATATCTCATTGTATTGTTAGTAGACGAACGCCCAGAGGAAGTAACCGATATGGCACGCAGTGTACGCGCCGAGGTAATTTCGTCTACATTTGATGAGCAAGCTGAACGTCACGTAAAAATTGCTCAGATTGTATTGGGCAAAGCAAAACGTATGGTAGAGTGTGGACATGATGTAGTAATATTGCTTGACTCTATTACTCGTTTAGCACGCGCTTATAACACGGTTGTTCCTTCATCTGGTAAAATCTTAACGGGTGGTGTAGATGCCAATGCACTGCACAAACCTAAGCGTTTCTTTGGGGCAGCTCGTAACGTTGAAAATGGAGGTTCTTTGACTATCATTGCTACTGCATTGATAGAAACAGGCTCTAAAATGGACGAAGTAATCTTTGAAGAATTTAAAGGTACTGGTAACATGGAGCTTCAACTTGACCGTAAACTATCTAACAAACGTGTTTATCCTGCCATTGATGTTCCTGCTTCTGGTACTCGCCGCGAAGACTTATTAATGGATAAAGAAGAACTACAGCGTGTATGGATATTGCGTAAATACATGGACGACATGAACTCTAATGAAGCCATGGACTTCTTATTAGATAAAATGAAGGGTACCAGAAATAACATGGAATTCTTGATTTCGATGAATGGATAA
- the serS gene encoding serine--tRNA ligase, producing MLQIPHIRTHQQKVIEGLQKRGVKNAEDLVDQVLEYDTQRKNTQTKLDNLKASSNNQAKRIGQLMKQGKKVEADKLKQQVGGSKQEVKDLEAKLKIVSNKRDEVLYKLPNIPHPSVPKGNTDADNKVESEHGSVPTLHDKAVPHWDLIKQYDIIDFEVGTKITGAGFPVYKGKGARLQRALINFFLDEAVNAGYSEVIPPYLVNQDSGFGTGQLPDKDGQMYHAQEDGLYLIPTAEVPITNMYRDVIVEETDLPIKHVGYTPCFRREAGAWGAQVRGLNRLHQFDKVEIVQIQHPEKSYETLNEMCTHVQGLLQKLDLPYRVLRLCSGDLGFTSALTFDMEVYSAAQKRWLEVSSVSNFETFQANRMKLRYRTGDNKKHFTHTLNGSALALPRIVAALLENNQTPEGIKVPAVLQPYTGFDIIN from the coding sequence ATGTTACAGATTCCGCACATCCGCACCCACCAACAAAAGGTTATAGAAGGATTACAAAAGCGGGGAGTAAAAAACGCCGAGGATTTGGTAGACCAAGTTTTGGAGTATGATACCCAAAGAAAAAATACGCAAACAAAACTAGACAACCTCAAAGCTTCTTCTAATAACCAGGCAAAGCGTATTGGGCAATTGATGAAGCAAGGCAAAAAAGTAGAAGCTGACAAATTAAAACAACAGGTTGGAGGCAGCAAGCAAGAGGTAAAAGATCTTGAGGCCAAGTTGAAGATTGTAAGCAACAAACGCGACGAAGTTTTATATAAACTCCCAAACATTCCTCACCCAAGTGTGCCTAAAGGTAATACTGATGCAGATAACAAGGTAGAATCTGAGCATGGATCTGTTCCTACACTACACGACAAAGCAGTGCCACATTGGGACTTAATTAAACAGTATGATATTATAGACTTTGAGGTAGGAACAAAAATTACTGGAGCAGGCTTTCCGGTATATAAAGGGAAAGGCGCCAGACTACAGCGTGCTTTGATAAACTTCTTTTTAGATGAGGCAGTCAACGCGGGTTATAGTGAGGTTATTCCTCCGTATTTGGTCAATCAAGATTCTGGTTTTGGTACAGGGCAATTACCAGACAAAGATGGGCAAATGTATCATGCCCAAGAAGATGGTTTGTACCTAATACCCACAGCTGAGGTGCCTATTACTAATATGTATCGTGACGTAATTGTAGAAGAAACAGATTTGCCAATCAAGCATGTAGGTTATACCCCTTGTTTTCGCCGAGAAGCAGGTGCATGGGGAGCGCAAGTACGTGGATTAAATCGCTTACACCAATTTGATAAAGTAGAGATTGTTCAAATACAACATCCTGAAAAATCTTATGAAACATTAAACGAGATGTGTACGCATGTACAGGGACTATTGCAGAAATTAGATTTGCCTTACCGCGTGCTCAGGTTATGTAGTGGTGACTTGGGTTTTACGTCAGCACTTACTTTTGATATGGAGGTGTACTCTGCTGCTCAAAAGCGTTGGTTGGAAGTAAGTTCTGTAAGTAACTTTGAAACCTTTCAGGCAAACAGAATGAAACTACGTTATAGAACAGGAGATAATAAGAAGCATTTTACCCATACTTTGAATGGTAGTGCACTAGCCTTACCACGTATAGTGGCAGCGTTGTTAGAAAACAATCAAACACCAGAAGGCATTAAGGTACCAGCTGTATTACAGCCGTATACTGGATTTGATATAATTAACTAG
- a CDS encoding TIGR02452 family protein, with translation MEEYLINKTPLTWDYKKWVAEFKQGSKSQIGFRVSRKKVFDHTVEVIKAGQYVANGKTIMLKDFTDLLHIWQDSKFYPDTHTLVLPEITTPYITAYQVIQADCIEVGQTMQKLGFNPVVLNMANGNTPGGAVIRGAGAQEENLFRRSNLYTSLYQYADFAPQYGIHKHGKHRYPIPAQAGGIYSPDVLFFRSSEHSGYALLAQPFTLSIVTVPAIAHPKVESRNGRNWLTPPQIEFTKHKIRTILKMAALHQHDCLILSAFGCGAFKNPPHHMAQLFKEVLAETDFNERFKSVIFAIIDDHNAWKAHNPEGNLIPFQQVFD, from the coding sequence ATGGAAGAATATCTAATAAACAAGACTCCCCTTACCTGGGACTACAAAAAATGGGTTGCAGAGTTTAAGCAAGGTTCTAAATCTCAAATAGGCTTTAGGGTGTCACGCAAAAAAGTATTTGATCATACTGTAGAAGTGATTAAAGCAGGGCAATATGTAGCTAATGGGAAAACTATTATGCTGAAGGACTTTACTGATCTGTTACATATTTGGCAAGACTCAAAATTTTACCCTGATACCCATACTTTAGTACTACCAGAGATAACTACTCCATACATTACTGCTTACCAAGTCATTCAGGCAGACTGCATAGAAGTAGGGCAAACTATGCAAAAACTAGGGTTTAATCCTGTGGTATTGAATATGGCAAATGGTAATACTCCGGGTGGAGCAGTTATTCGCGGAGCAGGCGCTCAGGAAGAAAACCTATTTCGTCGCTCTAATTTATACACCTCACTGTATCAATACGCTGACTTTGCTCCTCAATATGGTATTCACAAACATGGGAAACACCGATACCCTATTCCAGCTCAAGCTGGAGGTATTTATTCGCCTGATGTATTATTTTTTAGGTCATCAGAGCATAGTGGCTATGCTTTGCTTGCCCAGCCTTTTACCTTGTCTATTGTAACTGTACCTGCCATTGCTCACCCCAAAGTAGAATCACGCAATGGACGAAATTGGCTAACACCCCCTCAGATAGAATTTACTAAGCATAAGATTAGAACCATACTAAAAATGGCAGCCCTGCACCAACACGATTGCTTAATTTTGAGCGCCTTTGGTTGTGGAGCTTTCAAAAACCCTCCTCACCATATGGCACAGTTGTTTAAGGAAGTTTTAGCCGAAACAGATTTTAACGAACGGTTTAAATCTGTAATATTTGCTATTATAGATGATCATAACGCTTGGAAAGCCCATAACCCAGAGGGTAATTTAATTCCTTTTCAACAGGTATTTGATTAA
- a CDS encoding BamA/TamA family outer membrane protein, which translates to MYKLDKIIRLRRGVRYKKQVIYGCIYWCLFPFVIYAQSPSLKQAGSTNKKNSIYLKLSTNLKDIQSLKKIEVPTVYQDIKKAEKAVKSFIQKLHQQAYLNAQLDSLSNTPDTLFAYISVGTKFIWASLKKGNLPEEIIHNVGFKPKYYNKKPFLYKSISKLQTKVLSYSENHGYPFAQIRLDSLTFVKQEVYAKWNYDQGPQVLFDTLHIVGDLQVKPRFMMKYLRLREGDLFSQSKVQSAHRILKQLPYLKVRKKAVVDFRAKKASVNLFLQKRKANQINLLVGLLPNEQNPGTIEWMGEFDLLLQNMFRSGKSLSAKWLRPESQSQLINLDYTHPLLFGSALDLQLKFNLLKEDTSFVNIDLGGVLYYNLKTGDKIKATVNSKSSRVLNSLIYQNATRLPDTLDISFIAYGLGYIHSNLNDALYPSKGDFLSLSGEIGQKNIVQNPELPESLYKNIPLSTTKLVYEAKWKHYSKTSSKSVLYWQLSTGGVINDQLLVNELFRVGGINSLRGHNQNIFFASHYVIANLEYRFLFDDYSYLFVFYDQSWLQQKTINTFTEDTPLGFGLGLNFPTKAGIFNIVYALGKAQEQPINFNRSKIHFGFISRF; encoded by the coding sequence ATGTATAAACTAGACAAAATAATAAGATTAAGACGAGGTGTTCGATACAAAAAACAAGTCATTTATGGGTGTATATACTGGTGCTTATTTCCTTTTGTTATCTATGCTCAATCCCCTTCGTTAAAACAGGCAGGCTCAACAAATAAAAAAAACAGTATTTACCTAAAACTTAGTACAAACTTAAAAGATATTCAGTCATTAAAAAAAATAGAAGTACCCACTGTTTATCAAGACATTAAAAAAGCTGAGAAGGCTGTAAAATCTTTTATTCAAAAGCTACATCAACAAGCTTACCTGAATGCCCAATTAGATAGTCTGTCAAATACCCCAGATACCCTCTTTGCTTATATTTCTGTGGGGACTAAGTTTATATGGGCAAGTTTGAAAAAAGGTAACCTTCCTGAGGAAATAATACACAATGTAGGATTTAAGCCTAAATACTATAATAAAAAACCTTTTTTGTATAAATCAATATCAAAATTACAAACTAAAGTGTTGAGTTATTCAGAGAACCACGGCTACCCTTTTGCTCAAATTCGCCTAGACTCTTTAACATTTGTAAAGCAGGAAGTTTATGCTAAGTGGAACTATGATCAAGGACCACAGGTTTTATTTGATACACTCCACATTGTGGGTGATTTACAGGTAAAACCAAGGTTTATGATGAAATACTTACGACTAAGAGAAGGTGACCTGTTTAGTCAATCAAAAGTGCAAAGTGCCCATCGCATATTGAAACAGTTACCGTATTTAAAGGTCAGAAAAAAAGCAGTGGTAGATTTTCGGGCAAAGAAAGCCAGCGTTAACTTGTTTTTACAAAAGCGTAAAGCGAATCAAATAAACTTACTAGTGGGACTACTTCCTAATGAACAAAATCCTGGTACTATAGAGTGGATGGGGGAGTTTGATCTTCTATTGCAAAACATGTTTAGGTCTGGCAAGAGCCTTTCGGCAAAATGGTTACGACCAGAATCTCAGTCTCAACTGATTAACTTAGATTATACTCATCCATTATTATTTGGATCAGCATTAGACCTACAGCTTAAGTTTAACCTTTTAAAAGAAGATACATCGTTTGTTAATATAGACCTAGGTGGGGTTTTATACTATAATTTAAAAACAGGAGACAAAATAAAGGCTACTGTAAACTCTAAAAGTTCTAGGGTACTAAATAGCCTTATTTATCAAAATGCCACCCGATTGCCTGATACCTTAGACATTTCTTTTATTGCGTATGGTTTGGGCTATATACACAGTAATTTGAACGATGCATTGTACCCATCTAAAGGTGATTTTTTAAGTTTATCAGGGGAAATTGGACAAAAAAACATCGTACAAAACCCTGAGTTACCAGAAAGTTTGTACAAAAATATTCCACTGTCTACCACTAAATTGGTATATGAAGCTAAATGGAAGCACTATTCAAAAACATCTTCAAAATCAGTGTTATATTGGCAGTTAAGTACAGGAGGAGTGATCAATGACCAATTACTGGTCAACGAACTATTTAGGGTAGGAGGGATCAACAGTTTAAGAGGACATAACCAAAATATCTTCTTTGCCTCTCATTATGTAATCGCCAATCTTGAATATCGCTTTTTATTTGATGATTATTCATATTTATTTGTTTTTTATGATCAATCGTGGCTACAACAAAAAACAATCAACACTTTTACCGAAGATACCCCTCTGGGGTTTGGTCTAGGGCTTAATTTCCCTACTAAAGCAGGTATATTTAATATTGTTTATGCACTGGGTAAAGCGCAAGAACAGCCAATAAACTTTAATCGTTCTAAAATACATTTTGGTTTTATAAGTAGATTTTGA
- a CDS encoding DUF4271 domain-containing protein: protein MKYYTLQVVWILGLLLGLCANTYAKQNSQDGFLKIYDLEDEWQVYDTKYNSYVPYIEDRHVDSKTASFWLDAQKYKGYSLTFYSPKDVFIFINKKLCKEVTQEGWVTFSIDSLRQAFDQKKKLFFTFYDRGYRLPLKSVHIGYFKEDFITTKKTKKQESKIQEKSRYLSGVKDFMIIIGGVLLGIFTLLWNFHPKTFLSYYSFRSSVSSLSRKDISLISKPFNAINLLFLALHALVISLFFMLAQKDVTGILNVSFKLVNANYDFVSLLANYTLFFAIVFGLIFLKYILLKVFGILLSLEKIEYTHFYEYMRLSKLFYTIAVIFPVFMLISAEEYITELNKYFIYFVIGFHFVQTMLVSFYVNKRVQFKNLYLFYYLCSTELTPLLIGIKLLLFN from the coding sequence ATGAAATATTATACTTTACAAGTAGTTTGGATTTTAGGGTTGTTACTAGGTTTGTGTGCAAACACTTATGCTAAACAAAACTCTCAGGATGGTTTTCTTAAAATTTATGACCTGGAAGATGAATGGCAAGTGTATGACACCAAATATAATTCCTATGTACCCTACATAGAAGACAGGCATGTGGACTCTAAAACCGCTAGTTTTTGGTTAGACGCCCAAAAGTATAAAGGGTATTCGCTTACATTTTATAGCCCTAAAGATGTTTTTATTTTTATAAATAAAAAACTTTGTAAAGAGGTAACTCAAGAGGGCTGGGTTACTTTCAGTATTGATAGCCTTCGGCAGGCTTTTGATCAAAAGAAGAAGTTGTTTTTTACCTTTTATGATAGGGGATATCGTCTTCCATTGAAGTCTGTACATATCGGCTACTTTAAAGAAGATTTCATTACAACCAAAAAAACTAAAAAGCAAGAATCTAAAATCCAGGAAAAAAGTCGGTACCTGTCAGGGGTGAAAGATTTTATGATTATAATAGGTGGGGTTTTATTGGGAATATTTACTTTACTTTGGAACTTCCACCCTAAAACATTTTTAAGCTATTACAGTTTTCGCAGCAGTGTTTCAAGTTTATCTCGCAAGGATATTTCATTGATAAGTAAGCCTTTTAATGCCATCAACCTGTTGTTCTTAGCTTTACATGCGTTAGTTATAAGCTTGTTTTTTATGCTTGCGCAAAAGGACGTAACAGGTATTCTTAACGTATCATTTAAACTAGTAAATGCTAACTATGACTTTGTTTCACTGCTTGCCAACTATACACTGTTCTTTGCTATTGTATTTGGTTTAATTTTTCTAAAATATATTCTTTTAAAAGTATTTGGTATATTATTAAGTCTGGAAAAAATAGAGTATACTCACTTCTATGAATACATGAGGCTATCAAAACTCTTTTATACTATAGCTGTGATTTTTCCTGTGTTTATGCTTATTTCTGCTGAAGAATACATCACAGAGTTGAATAAATATTTTATTTACTTTGTCATAGGGTTTCATTTTGTCCAAACTATGCTAGTTAGTTTTTATGTAAATAAACGGGTTCAATTTAAAAATCTGTATTTATTTTACTACCTTTGCAGCACAGAACTAACCCCCTTGTTAATTGGCATAAAACTATTACTTTTCAACTAG
- the hemW gene encoding radical SAM family heme chaperone HemW, with the protein MSSLYIHIPFCKQACYYCDFHFSVNQNNKKLIVEAIKKEIVLQKNYLSNNRLRTIYFGGGTPSLLNEQELAGIFETIHHTFSVVPNAEITLEANPDDLTKEKLLLFKRQGINRLSIGTQSFQDACLQYLNRAHNATEAKQSILMAQDRGFDNISIDLIYAIPVANNKVWQEDLQQTVSLQVQHISAYCLTIEEKTVFGRQLQKQLINPINDEFASNQFNSLIAHLEQNQFTQYEISNFAKPGFYSQHNSNYWIKNPYLGIGPSAHSYNGSTRQFNIANNGKYLQALAKNTIPFEKEELSKANQVNEYIMTSLRTIWGCDLRKISHNFDINLLYENKSYIHEYIDKKLLKLEDDVLKLTNNGKLFADKIASDLFIIE; encoded by the coding sequence TTGTCTAGTTTATACATTCATATACCTTTTTGTAAGCAAGCTTGCTATTACTGCGATTTTCATTTTAGCGTTAACCAAAATAATAAAAAATTAATTGTAGAAGCGATCAAGAAAGAAATTGTGCTGCAAAAGAACTATTTATCCAATAATCGTTTACGCACAATTTACTTTGGTGGTGGCACACCTTCTCTGTTGAATGAACAAGAACTTGCAGGAATTTTTGAAACTATACACCACACATTTTCAGTAGTGCCTAACGCAGAGATTACCTTAGAGGCTAACCCTGATGATTTAACAAAAGAGAAACTACTACTATTTAAAAGACAGGGAATCAACAGGTTAAGTATAGGTACTCAGTCTTTCCAAGATGCTTGTTTACAATATTTAAACCGAGCACACAATGCTACTGAAGCCAAGCAAAGCATCTTAATGGCACAAGATAGAGGGTTTGATAATATAAGTATAGATCTGATATACGCTATTCCGGTGGCAAACAATAAAGTCTGGCAAGAAGATCTACAACAAACAGTTAGCCTCCAAGTACAACATATTTCAGCATATTGTCTGACAATAGAAGAGAAAACGGTGTTTGGTCGTCAACTACAAAAACAACTCATCAATCCAATAAATGATGAATTTGCCTCTAACCAGTTTAATAGTTTGATTGCACATTTAGAGCAGAATCAATTTACTCAATATGAAATATCAAATTTTGCCAAACCAGGTTTTTACTCTCAACATAACAGTAATTACTGGATAAAAAACCCTTACCTTGGCATAGGCCCTAGTGCCCACTCTTACAATGGTTCTACACGTCAGTTTAACATAGCTAATAATGGTAAATACCTGCAGGCTTTGGCTAAAAATACAATTCCTTTTGAAAAAGAAGAGTTATCAAAAGCTAATCAAGTAAATGAATATATTATGACAAGTTTACGAACGATTTGGGGCTGTGATTTGCGCAAAATTTCTCATAACTTTGATATAAATTTACTCTATGAAAACAAAAGTTACATTCATGAGTATATAGATAAAAAGTTGTTAAAACTTGAGGATGATGTACTAAAACTTACCAACAATGGTAAATTGTTTGCTGATAAAATAGCTTCTGATTTATTTATTATTGAGTAA
- a CDS encoding cyclase family protein, which yields MILNEDSANCYYADKVGFETYEMGDFIGSVARGGVVNYQKITLTPHGNGTHTECYGHLSADNSANIYNCLKEYMFVCHLVTLPVHQQGEDQLVTLQDLKNNMLQQMPEAVIIRTTPNTPDKLTRQYSGSNPPYLEASIGKFLADHKVKHLLVDLPSVDREVDGGKLLCHRAFWQHPEKTRKDSTITELVYVNSTVPDGLYLLNLQVISLWSDASPSKPIIYPLSKI from the coding sequence ATGATACTGAATGAAGATTCTGCCAACTGTTATTATGCAGACAAAGTTGGTTTTGAAACTTATGAAATGGGTGATTTTATTGGTAGTGTTGCCAGAGGCGGGGTAGTTAATTACCAAAAAATAACTCTTACTCCCCACGGCAATGGTACTCATACCGAGTGCTATGGTCATTTGTCGGCAGACAATAGTGCTAATATATACAATTGTTTGAAAGAATATATGTTTGTGTGTCACCTGGTAACTCTTCCAGTACATCAACAAGGTGAAGATCAGTTAGTAACCTTGCAAGACTTAAAAAATAATATGCTTCAACAAATGCCTGAGGCTGTGATTATTAGAACAACACCTAATACTCCTGATAAGCTTACCAGACAATACTCAGGGAGTAACCCTCCCTACCTGGAAGCAAGCATTGGTAAGTTTCTGGCTGATCACAAGGTAAAACATTTATTAGTTGACTTGCCTTCAGTAGACAGAGAAGTAGATGGAGGAAAGTTATTGTGTCACCGGGCTTTTTGGCAGCATCCTGAAAAAACTCGCAAGGATAGTACAATTACTGAATTGGTTTATGTAAATTCAACCGTTCCTGATGGGTTGTATTTACTCAACTTACAAGTAATTAGTTTGTGGAGCGATGCAAGCCCTAGTAAACCTATAATTTATCCGCTTAGTAAAATTTAG